A region of the Arachis hypogaea cultivar Tifrunner chromosome 15, arahy.Tifrunner.gnm2.J5K5, whole genome shotgun sequence genome:
ATCACTAGACACTAATTAGTTTTAGGAATTTGGATTGGATTTTCAAAAGGAGTATTTATTTTAAGGTTGTGAGAATCGGATCGATTATTAAATCAGTTAAATAACTAGTTTAATAGTTTAATAGTTCAACCGGAGTTAAATCGTGGttgaactaatttaattaaatatagagtaaaatcataaaaaattcaatacataattttaaaacgttaaatgcaataatttttaaactaataagattcaaaatttaacaattttacaaaataaacaatacataatttatcattaaaaggtcataaacaacttcaaatatcaaaatttataactaaaGAAATTAAAACACACATAAATGATAAATACAATGTTTTGCAACCAAAAGAAACAATATTCAACAAACAATACTTCAACTAAACAAAGATACTAGAAGTCATAATCATCATTAAGTATTATTGTACAGTAATCAAAAGAAACAATATTCAACAAATAATACTTCAACTAAATAATATTCCCAAGCCAGGTCAGATTTTCCTCGAGAGGAACCTGTCTGAGATTCTTGTACAGCATTATGTTGTTGTTGCTGATCATTTTGTGACTGTTCCATCTAAATTCAGAATGAGCAACCCAGAATCCAGACCAATATATCAATTCATAGTTCATAATTCATACAATTTATATGGCATTCAACAGAGCAGAATTGACAAAATCAAAAAATTGAACAGAGCagaattgaaaagataaaaaaaaaattaaagaacataGCAGAGCAGAATTCTCAAATTCAACATACATCAAATTTATTCTCAAATTCAACATACAACAAATTTATTCAACATTTGATtagtcatataaaaaataaaattaaaaaattaaaaaacagaagAACAGAAGCCcagaacaaaaaatgaaaaacagcacaaACAGAAGCTAGAAGGCAGAAACCCAGAACTTACCGCAAGAGAAGAACGAACAGAAGCCAGAAACCCAGAGCCCGCGACGGTGTGCGACGACCCGCAACGGTGAGCGACGACCCCGCAACGGTGGGAGTGTTCTTCACGGCGTCGGTTGTTCGTCATATGCAAAAGCTCCAGCCTCGAGCTTAGGGTTGGAAGTGGAGTGTTCTTCGAAGATTTTGGGAGATTAGGAGTTTAGGGTAAACTGGTAAAGTGGTTGGCTTCTACACACATTCTTCAgcctgttttttttattattataaaaaagccAAACGACGCCGTTTCATTAGTAAGAAAAACCGGTACTTAAAAAAATCGGACCGATTCGTCCAGTTTGTCGATTAACCACCAGTTTGATCGATTTTTTGCAGCACGGTTTTACAGGTGGACCGGACCGGCTAGATGATCGATTTTCGGTTAATCCAGTTGAACTGACtggtccggtccgattttcagaacattgattTATTTTTCCCTCTTAAATAAGAGGACCTTTTTTTTAGAAAACATAATTTTgtatttgaatagaaaatataagaaacattgtatttaatattaattaattaattaatattttttttgctttttaaaagAGTAAGATATTTCTCacataaaataaaagagatttttttaatattttttataagattTGTATTCAAAATTcctttaaaagttaaaacaattaattacgtgtatataaaaaaataattactaaatattatgtacatatatatatattattatttcaaacattttaaatatatattttacatgctaatatatattttaaacaaaTGATTAATTTGATAACAAAGGTTACTTGAAATTTGTTCGTTTTTGGGCTTGAATGTGAGGTTCAGACTCTTTTTGAGGCAGCGTTCGACTTCTGCTAGCATCGAGGTACGGGTGGTGCCTATAAggaactccgatacttaagttagcaaagaTTTTAGTcatgtttttagtagattggattTTGAATACCCTGAGGGTGTTAATGCATTTATAGTAGAATAAATAACCACTTTctagagtagttccacctttagtggtggataaccgttccctttTATCTAAGGGTTGTTAAGATCTCCCTTCTAAATTAGTAGGAGATATCTTAGAAGTTGGTTGAGATTCATCTTATTTGAATAAGTCAGGCCAAATTGGCGCCGCGTGGACCAACCTTATGAGATCGGATAGGTTCCAGAGTATTGTCTGGACTCTTGCTCTGTAGACTGGGCTTTTAACCCTTTTGGACCTGGCTAAATTGTGGGTtatggtatgaacagtgcccctattCGAGGTCGAGCTTCATGAAGTCAGACTCAAGCAATCAGATTATCAAGTCGAAATGTCGGGTTGTAAAGAGTTAGTTTATGGTATGAAGCCAAGATGATCAGTTGACTCGATGTGATTTGAATATTGTAATGTTTTGTACAACTTGTTCAGTTCGAGTTGTTTTGAGGATACAAGActtgttttaatacaaattaccattctgaaatttattttgattttgtacaACTCGTTTTATGCCGAGTTGTTTTGAAGATTGTAGATTTGTAGCACGACTTTGTTTTTTGTACAAATCGCTTATTTTGAGACGTAATTATTTCTTGATCGGATTTCATGCAACTCGTTTAAGTCGAGTTATTTTGTGGCTTAATGACTTGTTTTAATGCAAATCATTTTTGAAACTTATAGTTATAATTTCGTACGACTTGTTTTGATACAAATCGTTTATTTTAAAATTCGTAATTATTAATGCAAGTAGTTTTAAGGTTTTAAGATTTATTTCATTTCAAATTGTTTAGTTAAAACATGGTTATTTCTTGATCTGATTTTATACAACTAATTTAAATTTGAGTTGTTTTTAGGACTTCACAACTTGTTTTAAGTACAAGTTGTTTACTTTGAGTCCTTTTAAAGTATCATATTATCTTTATAACCATCAGACTTCATTGCTTTATCCATTATGCCTCTGCTCATGGTCAAGTTTTATGAAGTCGGATTCGAGCAATCAAGTGGATCTAATTATTGAATGAAGCCTTTCACTGATTTGTTCAACTTGTTTGGTTCAAGTTGTTTCTAGAGTAATAGAATTTTATAcaacttatttttaatacaaatcgCTTAGGACATATGGTTATTTTTTACTCGATTTTGTTCAACTCATGAGCTTGATTTGTTTTAAATGATGAGGCCGTATTCTAACCATTGGACACCAATTTGAATCTCGTCGCTTTATCTGAGCGACCAATTAAAAGGTCGACTCGTGATTTTCATGCTTTGTCGAGCATAAATTGGTGCATTAGTTGAAGGGATAATATGCTTATTTCCTCCTCTTTCTAGTTTTTACAAGGTTGTCAGCCTTGTGTATGATACATCTCGTTGTTACTCGAGCTATTTTAATTGGAGGATTTGTGTTTACCTTTTTGACTTTTTACAACTCATTTTATATCGAGTTGTTTCAATTTTGCTTTACTGATTCATTTTGACACAAATCACTTTTTAATTCTTTGCTTTAATGATTTATTTTGATACAAATCACTTTTAAAGTTTTGCTTTCAGGTTGACATGTCTTGTTCTTGACACAAGTTCGTTAAAAATATGGTTGACTGGCACAACTCGTTTAAACCGAGTTGTCCTCATGTTGTTGTGGATGCTAGAACAAGTTTTCTTTGGATAACTTGTTTTTGTGAAGTTGTTCTATTTTATACGACTAGAtcgtttatttttattagaactTGTAAGATGAGCTCGTGAGCTTGGAATTTTGTACGATTTATTTGTTACTCGTGTGGGTCGAGTTGTTAAATCGTATTTATGCCTCGAAGGGTGTATTTAGTTAAGTTACTTTTGCGACTTTTTATAAACACAACTCTTTCAACCCGTTTGGCCCGAGCTATTTCGAGGTGCTTTTTTTCAATTCGCGTATGTAACTTCTTTCCACCAATCAGTTCCTCGTTGCTTCATTCGAGCGACCTCTATAAGGTCGACCCGTAATTTTTGCGGTTTGTTGAACTTCAATTAATgtgttttaattataaaaactcaaTTTTCATAAGAAATTGTAGTATCCCCTGTGTTGGAGGTGTGTCGTGACCTAGGCAGTTTGTCACCCTTAAGGTTTGACACTTTGTAGTATCCCCCTGATCGGTTGTATTTAAATTCGCTGATGTTGCATTCTGTTGCATAGACATAAGTTGAAAAAAACATTTCATTATTTTTACGAACAatatttttcattctttcttcgtTACTGACTCAATATGAgacattttgttattatttttttttgtgcatTTGAAACATGCAACTGCTCCATTACCCTGACTGGGTATCTGTGGTTGTGTGTGGATTGGCACTCGAAGATGGAATCTTTAGAGTGGAGGCATGCACGTGTAAGTAGAAATTTGGTATCCAGGATCAAAAAAGGTGGCGTCAGCATCGGAATCCCTATAAATGCGACTTGGAGGACCGAGAGTCAGTAGCGGTCAAAAACTCTGCCGTGATTCTTCCCAAGGTTGTAATGTCGGCCCAACAGCGGATTCCGAGTTTGAGAAGAAAATCAAGTTCTATGTCGTGACTTATCCTATTGCGTGGAAGCAATAGTTCGCCATGAAGAGTAGAAGAGTAGGTGCAAGAGAGAGTGGAAGCTTTGATTTTGCTACCACCATGGAAAGGTCGGATTCACATGAAATCCTTCGGAGTTATTCACTCATCTTTGTTGCAGAAGAATCATTGTATGTCAGCAATGCACTTTTTGATATTTGTTTATCAAAAAATGCCTTGTTTTCATGTGGAATTTAGTTCTTCGTAACAATTTTGAATTAATCAAGCTGTTTGAACTGGATGCATAGGGAAGCCAGCACACATTTTGTTAAGGATAATTGTGTCGCTGATTTTAATATGTTTGCATCTTGTTCTTTTCTAGCAGTTGTCTGACCATTTTGTTGATCATCTGCCATTATCAAGGGTTGATCTCTAAgtccccagcaacgacgccaatgttctAATGGTTATCTGAATCTGGGATGCTTTTGGACCTGAATATAAGGTCCAGACTCCTTTTGAGGTAGCGTCCGACTTCTGCTAATATCGAGGTGCCGCCATCCGAGTTCCTCTTGAGGAGGTGGGGGGGATAGTATCTGCAAggaactccgatgcttaagttagcaagattTTTAGGTAAATTTTTAGTAGATTGGATTCTAAATATACTTGAgggtgttagtgtatttatagtagaatagatAACCACTTTTTAGAGTGGTTCCACCTTTAGTGGTGTATAACTATTCCCGTTTATCTAGGGATTGTCAAGGCCCTTCTAAATTAATAGGAGATATCTTATGAATTGTTTAAGATTCATCTTATTTAAATAAGTCAGGCCAAATTAAATTGGCGCTGCGTGGGCCGACCTTATTGAGATCGGATAGATTTTAGAGTGTGATATGGATTATTATTCTATAAATtggacttatatatatatatatatatatatatatatatatatatatatatatatattttaaaaacaattaatCCAAAGAAACGCTTAACAAAACCAAGCAAGATATAATTTGAACTTTACTTCGTCGGTCCCgttctatctatctatatattaCTCATAATGGTATATACTTTAAATCTCTTAATAATAAATGAAAAGTTATTTATAAATAAGATTGACTTAGATTTTCTAAAAGATTgacattaagaaaaaaaaattttatatacggTATCTTTTAACCCAATAGACTAAGGACTAATTTATCATGGATCTAAACTCTATTTAAGTGTCTGACTTTGACTAACGGGTTGCTACTGTAGTGCCTGAAACAGCTTCAGTACCTTGTTGTATGACTCTTTTCAATCCCCATAGATCTGCACAATTGCCTTCTATTTCGCTATCCACACCTTTCTGTAGGAGGATTTGAAGTGATAGCTCGCCTGTACCACACCTTGCAACACTGGAATGTTGACGGAGGAGTTGGACTGTATCAACGGCAATATGACCCTATAGATGAGACTGCTGTTTAACTGACGATGGTTTTGAGACATGGTGGGTGCTAAACAACTGTACACTCCACCAACCCTCCGAGCCTCCCTAACACAACAAAATAGTATTGGTTCAGTCATATCtcaaatctacttaatatattgcacaaaagtactcaaaagtacaATTAAAGTTGAACTTACCAGTATCCGAGGTTTTGTCGAAGGGCCACACAGAGGCTCCATTGACACCCATTCGCAGCTTGCCAGCattgcacatggtactttaatcggTCCGATTCAATCACCCGGTACTCAACACTCCTGcgaatactgtagttcttcacaccctGTAGCACTGCATCTCGGCATTTGAACCTGTGACCGACCCGAAATTCTACCCCCACCGTCTAGGTTGTAATATTTTTCTCCCGTATCAGAAAACAGAGTCCTCTCATGCATGGCGTCTAGATCCAGACTATGATAGTGACTTAGCACTGCCGATAGCGTCAGAATTGGGTGAGGTGGAGGCAAGACATGGCGCGCCACAGTCTAGGCAGGCGTCTCAGATACAAACTCCTCCTCATCGCCCCCTTCGAAAGAATCACTGTCGGCACTATCCGCCACGTATTCTTCGTTTGACTCCTCGTTGCCCTCCTCCGCCTCGTCAACTGGAATGGCGAGATGGATCGGTGGTGGTGCAAGAGGTCGATCGTCTTGGACATAGGTCGAGTGtacagaaccaccaccaccaataTCTCCAACCTCGGTAtaaagctccatcacttgttccgCCATGATCCTTCCATGGATGTCGAACATGAGTCGAACATGCTTGTCCCCTAGAAGCTGAAATAGTAGAAACCGGAAAACTCCATTACCCATGGGTGCTAGCAACTTATACCCCACCCTTCCGATCTCCCGCGCTTTTGTACCACCAAGGttgttcaatatcaaactcttcaactcCGACAACGTACTTACACGTTGAGTGCGCAACAATATCGGATTCTTACACTCAAATGTCACCCCGTTGTCGTcatttctcatacgacaattgggATAAACACACACAAGTATACAATTATGTATACGCTGTTACTGGCCACTGTTGcgttatttttgtgaaaaaaataagatagaaaaagatataaaatatgtGTGGAGAGTGCCAAAAATTACACCTCCTTTTATAGCAGTTAAAATTTTGTCTTCTTATATCTCGTTATGTAAAAATTTATCTCGTttataatgtaaataaaataagagagGAATATTTATTTCggtagatattttttaaattatttatttcagtaattattataattattttatttattaaaataaaaaatccaataagaattaaaatgaaacaaaaaactgaaaaagaaattaaagaatgaATTTGATGGGTGGACGTGGACCACACATCAAGTCAGATGGATTTTGCTTCAAAGTCAAAGTCAAAGTTTACCACCAGTAATCAAGCATCCTGTCTCATCGGACGGCTAATATTCACTTAAAAAGAGTGGCCACTGAGCTGAGACTCACGTGAGACTGGAAAACGAAAAGCTGAGAAGATAGTAGTGAAGTACACTGTACAAAGTACAcacctctgttgttcttccctttTCCCATTTATACGAGGAAAGCCATTTCACCTCTCGCTTTTACATTTTAAGTTGAGTGAGTTCGTCTCTTAATTCAGCAGAGTATTGTAAGTGCAGGTGCTTTCTCCCGAATCCTTTTTCTCCTTCATAGGTTTCATCCATCATGTTGCTTTGATTATTTATTATCTTGCTGCCTCTTTCAATTCGCTTCATTTTCCGAtccagaaagaaaaaaaaaaaagcaatctcTCTCTGGGTTTATGCTTCTTTGTGGTTGTCAAATATGATCTTCTTGTTATGGTCCTCAAGATGTGATTGATTGTATGCCTTTCTATATAAAGCCGGATTAACgaccattaaaaaaaaagaaggattCAGAGTTCTTTATGAATTATTAAAACTCAAGTTGATTCTTCTGAATTTTGTTTTGGTTGCAACAAATCATGATTATGTAGATTGACAGGCtctcttttattcccttttgtgTTGcgcttttttatttaatgttttttgAGTGCTTATGAAGCAGCTATTGTCTGCAGAAGTTCTATATGGCTAACCACGAAGATTCAAGTTCAAGGAACTCAGGTTtctctcatgctaagctcaatgaGAGAATTCTTTCTTCGCTCTCACGGAGAACTGTTGCTGCCCATCCCTGGCATGACTTGGAGATTGGTACATATTATTGTGCTGCAACAATTTCTCTTTAGTTTCAATAATTGAGGTGTGAGATTACTGAAGAGCATTATTGTACTGTAGCGGTATCTAACTGAAAATTCACAAATGTTTCTGTATGCCCAGGCCCAGGAGCTCCAGTAGTTTTCAACTGTGTAAGTTTTTAAGTCTTCCATAACTTAAATTGGGaaagctttttattttctctcttgaaTCAATTGAATAGTTTATCTCTATTGTTATGGCTTTCCTATATGTGGCCATCTCCTAGCACTACTGTTACATTTCATGAACATAGATTACTCTACCAAACTCTCAATGCTACTGTGTTTTCTAAGCAAAATAAATGGATTTCCATGGCaggtggttgaaattggcaaagGTAGCAAGGTTAAGTATGAGCTGGACAAGGCAAGTGGACTTATAAAGGTGTGGTTCCCATCTTTCATTGCTTAAATTGTTCCACCGTACGTGTTGTTTCCAATTCAGCgcttttagtttgtggttgttaATGTTCTTTTTAGTATATCATGCAATCATTTGCCGCCTTACTGTACATAGTTACTTAGCAAGTGCTTGTCAAAAAGGGATACTTAGAAAGTGCTGTTGTTTATGATTGATTTTTTCCATGGATGTACCGAAGCATAACTCACTCATCAGTTGAATATCACAGGTTGATCGTGTTCTTTACTCGTCAGTTGTATACCCACACAACTATGGTTTTATCCCAAGGACCATTTGTGAAGACAGCGATCCAATGGACGTTCTGATTCTGATGCAGGTAGTAATGCTTAACTTTTTTGTTCTATATATTTAACAGAAATATGTCTGTTTTCAGCCAAGATTTGAACTGGACTAAATTTGAAACTTATGCTTTGTAAAGGAGCCTGTGCTACCTGGTTCCTTCCTGCGCGCTCGTGCCATTGGATTGATGCCCATGATTGACCAGGTGAAAGTTACCTCCTTCTTGCCTGCAAACTAATAATTTGCTTTGTTTTTGTAGTCTTTACTGTTTGTTTGGCCAATTAGCTGATCGGTTGCTTCTCTGCTAGTGAATTGAACAAAAAGTCTAAGTGGttgtccttttttttattttatgtcctTATTACCTCTGTATGGTGAAAACATTGCCTTACCTTGTATATTTAATGTAACATGATGAAATTTTTTTCCATTAACCTTTCTAATCCCATAGCTTTATCATGGGAGTggtatatgattgaaattagtgcTCATTTCATCGTAACAACAAAATATAATTGAGAGATACAATGAAAATTGTTTAATATCATATTAGTGTGCCTCAGCATGATTAGAGCGATCATATTAAGACTATACATCAGATATTGTGGTTAACGAGCTGCCGATGACTTTTGCTCATTTTATTTATGACTCACATTTGGCTTTCATTAGTGTACAAATTTGAAAAATATCCTGTTTCCAATAAAGGTGAACATTTGGAGAAAAGATTTTAATGCTTATTAACGATTTTTTTTGGCAGGGAGAAAAGGATGACAAGATCATAGCAGTTTGTGCAGATGACCCAGAGTTTCGCCATTTTACAGACATCAAGCAGCTCGCTCCACATAGGCTGGCTGAAATCAGAAGATTCTTTGAGGACTGTATCCTGTTATTTACATTCAGGATATAATTATGCATGCCATTCATTCTATAGCTATTCATAATTATACCCATTGATGAATATTTTCTGGGTGCCAATGGATAAAGTCTCCCCTATGTTTCTACAATCCATAAACTTCCTCCTTTCAATGTTATCATACCATATACCCAAGTTAGCTGTAAATCCTTAGTGTGCCTTGTCAGACAAGAAGAATGAGAACAAAAAAGTTGATGTTGAAGACTTTCTCCCAGCTGAAAATGCCATTGACGCCATCAAGTACTCCATGTGAGCTATTTCCTTTTGCAATATTACGATTTCCTTCGTCTTCATATGCTTGTTGTGTGTCTGGTGTTTGATTCTTGGCACCAATGTTTAATGATGCTTGATTTATTCTACCTAAGCAGATTTTTCCCCCCTTCTTTTTGGTAGGGATCTTTATGCTGCTTACATTGTTGAGAGCTTAAGGCAGTGACATTTTTGGGAAACTGACCGGCTGATTACAATGATATCTGAAATACATTCTAGTATCTACTATGCAAAATGTGAATGAGGGTCCTCAAACATTCTGATCTCTGTAATTTTTGTTGTCGCATTTGTGCTGCTCTTACGCCACTAGTGCAACTTTCCATGTCTAAAATCTAAATTTTCTGATATTATATGGTTGCAGTTATACTGCTACCAAATAATGAGCTCATGAGTCATGTCCCTTATTATAGCCCTATATTCTTCTGTTGTGGATATTGTTGTTTTCAGTTTTCACCATGCATCACGCGATCCTC
Encoded here:
- the LOC112749449 gene encoding soluble inorganic pyrophosphatase: MANHEDSSSRNSGFSHAKLNERILSSLSRRTVAAHPWHDLEIGPGAPVVFNCVVEIGKGSKVKYELDKASGLIKVDRVLYSSVVYPHNYGFIPRTICEDSDPMDVLILMQEPVLPGSFLRARAIGLMPMIDQGEKDDKIIAVCADDPEFRHFTDIKQLAPHRLAEIRRFFEDYKKNENKKVDVEDFLPAENAIDAIKYSMDLYAAYIVESLRQ